In Mytilus trossulus isolate FHL-02 chromosome 10, PNRI_Mtr1.1.1.hap1, whole genome shotgun sequence, the DNA window GAAACTGATGAAAGAGGATAAAGAAAGAACAACAGTGTCTTCTAGATATCAGCCACGTGGAAGAGGAGGCTATGGTCGAGGGCAGCGAGGAGGAAATCAAAAGGACTTGCAATGTTGGACTTGTTATGATTTTGGCCATACAAGCAGAGAATGCCATAAAAATAGACAGACGGGACAGCGCGGGAAACCTGGTGGTTGCTGGACATGTGGGAGACCTGGGCACATTAGCAGAGATTGCAGCCAGAATCCGGGAAACGAAAACAGGCTGATGTGAAGGGTCACACGTCAGCCAAAATATTGGACCCTGATAGAAATTACCCTTTGGATGAAGACAAGGTAGAAACTGACTGTTTTAGCACGGGACTGTCAATTGTTTGTAGTGGGAAGATTGAAGGAAGACTGGTGGATATGTTAGTCGATACTGGCTCAGTTTATACACTGATAAGTGAAGCTTTGTGGGAGACCTTACGGAGTAACTTGTGCACGAGTGATAGGTACAGGTGTGCAGCAGGTAGTAGCACTATTGTACCTAGTACACTTGAGTTAGTAAGGGAACAGCACAAGGTCGTATCAGCAAATGGTGAACCTATTGATATCTTAGGGAAAACACAACTAAGTATTTGTATAGGACAGGAAGTGGGAAGACAGTCAGTTTTAGTAGCTAGGGACCTGGCACAGGAGTGCATCCTTGGGGTTGATTTTATGAGGGCCCATAAATTGATAATTGATTTTGATACCATGGCATTGAAAtctaaaacaacaaatatttgcctTAAGAAAGGAAACGCTAATCTTGCGTGTAACATAAAATGTGCTAAAAAAGAAGTAATTCCTGCTGGACATGAAAAGATTATTGACGGAAAACTTGTTGCTAAGGGCAGAGGAGAGGTTATGACGACAAATTATGTCGGTATAATTGAATCAAAATTAAGGCAAACAAATGAGAAACCTGTACTGTTAGCACGAAGCCTTGTAATGTCCAAAAAATTAACTGTACCATTGAGGGTAGCAAATTTTTCAAGTGAAGACGTGACAATCTACAAAAACACTACTCTAGGGATTTTCTCTACGATTGATGAGAACTTTGATAAAGACAAGGGTGTTTGTGGTGCGGTAAACAGTTCTACGGGTTGTACTGGCATCAGGAACACAATTGATAATATGCATGTTGATTGTTCATTAAATCTTGAACAAAAAGGAAGACTCAATTCCCTGTTAGAGGAATATAGCAGCATATTTTCAAATGGACCAGCTGATCTTGGTCGAACCTCATTGGTGAAACACCACATTGAAACCGGTAGTAGTTGTCCCCTGCGACAAGGGGTAAGACGTGTGCCTATACACAAGCAGAAAGAAATCAAAGATCACATTGACAACATGTTACAGGAAAGGATTATTCAGCCATCATGAAGCCCTTGGGCAGCTCCTGTGATTTTAGTGCCTAAGAAGGATGGTAGTACTAGGTTTTGTATTGATTATCGCCGGATAAATTCAGTCACTAAAATAGATGCATATCCATTACCACGGATAGACCAGACGTTGGATGCTCTTGCAGGGGCAAAATTATTCTCTTCTCTCGATTTAGTTAGTGGTTACTGGCAGATAGAATTAGATGCTGAAAGCAGAGAGAAGAGTGCGTTTACAACCAACTGGGGACTTTACGAGTTTAATGTCATTTCCGTTTGGTCTCTGTGGGGCACCTAGCACTTTTCAGAGACTGATGGAAACAGTTCTGGCGGGATTACAGTGGGACCTGTGTTTAGTTTACCTTGATGACATTATCATCTTTAGTCACACTTTCGATGAACATTTAGTCAGACTCAAGGAGGTATTCGAAAGAATTCGAGGAGCGAACTTGAAGTTAAAACCTTCCAAATGTCACCTTTTGAAATCAAGAATTAATTGTTTAGGTCatgtaatttcagaaaaaggtaTTGAACCCGATGAAGCAAAAATCAAAGCTGTTAAGGACTGGACCCCTCCAAAATCTGCATCAGAGGTTCAGCAATTTTTAGGATTCGCCTCGTATTATAGACGATTTGTTGCAAAGTTTTCAGATATTGCATCACCATTATATAAATTGACTCAACAAAATACACCATTTATTTGGAATGATCGATGCCAAGATGCATTCTTGGAGTTGAAGAGGAAACTAACGACGGAACCTATTTTGGCTTTTCCGCTCAGTGACTGTGAGTTCATAGTTGATACTGATGCGAGTGATTTTGGAATAGGCGCTGTACTCTCACAGGTCCAGAATGAAAAGGAAGTCGTTATAGCTTATTCGAGTCGAACATTGAGCAAGTCTGAAAGGAACTACTGTACTACGAGAAAAGAGCTTCTAGCATTAGtgtttttcattaaacaatATCGTCATTATTTGTATGGCAAGAAATTTCGGGCAAGAACAGATCACAAAGCACTGAAATGGCTTTTCTCAATGAAGGAACCGGAAGGTCAAACTGCTCGGTGGATCACACAGTTATCAGAGTATGAATTTTCTATAGAACACAGAGAAGGTAAACGTCATAGAAATGCAGACGGAATGTCTAGAATACCTTGCAACCAGTGTGGTAATGAGGATAATAATAATGCTACCTCTGTTGTAAATAAGCAATTTTGTTATGAACAGAATGATACGTCGAGGAGACAACAAAAATTAGTGAATAAGAATGATACATCAGCTGGTTCTGGAACAGCATGTTGCAGCTCTAGAATCACTGATACGTCATCTACGTTAAGAGACCAGTCATCAAATGATAGTTTCCAGAAAGCGCAACAGAAACAAGACAAAGACATTTATATGGTTTTATCTTGGGACATTGGAAATAGACGACCAGAATTTCGTGACGTTGAAGGAAAAAGTCCTGTGGTTAAGGACTTGTGGAGCAAGTTTGACCAATTGGTATTACACAATGAAATGCTATATATAAGATGGGAAAATGCAAGGAAAGAAGAATATAAATTGAAGATGGTTGTTCCACGTAAATTAGTCAATGAAATACTATACAACCTTCATACTAGCCCACTAGGGGGACATTTGGGAGTGTCAAAAACATTTGGAAAAGTTTCTGAAAGATTTTATTGGTTTGGACTGAGGCGTGACGTTGAAAATTATGTCGCTAACTGCGTTGAATGTGTTACAAGGAAGAATCCGAGTAGAACAGCTAGAGCGCCGTTACAGCCACATTATTCTGGAGCTCCATTTGAGAAAATAGCAATTGACATATTGGAAGTGCCTATGTCGGATCAAGGGAACAGATTTATTGTGGTAATTGGAGATTATTTCTCTAAGTGGGCAGAGGCTTTCCCTTTAAAGAATCACACAGCTCCTGTGATCGCCGAAATCCTCATTGATCAGTTTGTATGTAGATTTGGTGCACCATTCCAATTGCATAGTTACCAGGGGCCTGAATTTGAGTCTCGACTGATATCAGAACTATGCAAGTTACTAGGAATTGATAAAACAAGGACGACTACGTACCACCCTCAATCAGACGGTCAAGTTGAAAGATTCAATAGAACACTGCTCTCTATGCTCAGCAAGTACGTCAAAGAAAACCAAAGAGACTGGGATGTTCACCTACAAAAAGTGATGATGGGGTATAGAACTAGTGAACATGAGTCTACAAAGTTTTCCCCGGCTTATGTTCTTTTTGGAAGGGAACTTAGACTTCCACTGGATGTGCAGTATCAGTTGCCTGATGGCAGCACTGCAAAACATGCCAGTGAATATGTGACGAGAACTAAGGAGAGATTTTTACAGGCATACGAAGTAGTAAGGGACTTTGTGCTTGACGATGAACTTGATTAACTTTATGacaattgatatattttaaacatgtgtGTAAATTTTGTCGTATcaagaatttattttattcatatagaTACGAGGACGTGTCTTACATAGTGGAGGACAATGTTATATGGTACGTTATAGTGTTTGTTACGTTATCAGATTAGATCGGTGATGAGGGAGACCGGAAGTGAGATTGTCGTCAGGACAAAAGCGTGTGGCAGATTTAAAAAGGACAATTAGTTGTTACTGGACCAGATGAGTTAAGTTGAACATTTACTAACATTCTCAACTGTTATCTTGTTGTACATAttcaattacaaatgtaaataataaactGATTGATACGTTTACTTCTTGTGTGTTCTTCTTGTGTGTTACAATAGCATAGAATTAAcgtatattccatattttttcgaattggtgcttagcgggctgatatgaaaagtttatcacatgcttcgattgttatcacatgtcTTTCCGTAAAGTTATCACATGACATTCCGGTAATACTCgacaaattccggaaaatacacctcaagactacgttttcagtgaaaacattacaaagtagtgcATAAAACAATTATGTGGATACTGGAAAgtttattgtgtaaaataatatgaaaaataaacaaaaacaaaaacaaacaaatttttcaataaatgcattttttttaaagtttgaaacataatttagaaagctACTTTAAAAAAGGTTGGCTTTTCCAAACAATATTCATTATGTTTattgttggggttttttttttgtcgattcgtccatgttaaaatattgggtttttttctgttgaggcatatgatagaaagatttaAATCGAATGAACAAAAATTTGGGTCCGACGTCCGTGGACTTTTCACTCTctaaaaggatcaatatatgaatctattatttttctttactgtTGAAGCAACAATCAATATGTTGACGCAAGAagcaatatcagccctcgagccatgcggctcttgggctgatattgaacctagggctgataatacatgtgatatgaaaaatgccatgtaataatctgatattatttcacatgtgaaattatcggtttttatttaactgggaaatcaatttaattcattgcaaccaatgtaataatatttgataacttAGTGAACCGCtttattaatatgaaaatattattgttttctaaatCTCTTTAAATCTTGACCAAAATTAGTATATGTCTACTTTTAGGATTAAACTATATCATGTCATATTACAGAGGGCCCAGATGGGGTTAACATAATAGAGAATTATGGGTAAAAGGTGCagaataaattgtttaaaatattataaatagagGGGGGggaaaagaatagaaaataagcTGTTaattataccaaaaaaaaagttcttaatGGACAACTGAATAAAGAAAAGAGGAAATAAGATCtgaaaattaaagacaaaacaatTGAAGGAATCCCCTCCGGACCCTCATTGTTATTAACTaatattgagtattttgtattacttttaaaaacataagATTTTTAACCGATTACGTACTCTCAAAATGATTTTCCAATCATTGAATAGATAATTTGGGGTTAAACTACATGTTCTATTTACAATGACGAAATCTATTGTTTGAAAGTATGGACGTGAAGATTTCGATCTAAGTTAAAAGCTTTGTTCAAGCATTGTTAAACTTTCATTTAgaaactttaaatgaattttgaaaCGTAATGCATGTGGGTCTTTGACTTTTAATTAACTAGTTTGTCAaaggaataaaataaaatcatacgTTAATGCATGAgagatatatttgttaatgactTACAATAATCAACAAATTGGGTGGAACTTTGTGCTGGAATTACACCAGTCCATAATATAGCATTCAGTATAAGGCTTCGACAgattaatatattttgaaaaacatggaaaaggaaaaatgagaaatattggaaaacatgccataatacaaatataaggttAGTGTGCATCGTCCAtgtgaatttaaaacaaaaacaaaatcctttttttgtttaaatcctGTAACTATAGGTCAGACACGTATCAAACGATAATCACTGCATTATCGTAGTTTCCTTACTTGGGACAAATGAATACAGAATGTGGCATTATTATGGTGTCattttatatagaataataatatataaggATCGAATGAacgccaatgagaaaactctccccCCGAGACCTACTGACATTGAAGTTAACAAAGtgatataaataataaagtgtggtatgatagccaatgagacaacaatccaccaaagttcaaatgaagtggatgcaAGCAATCCCATGTATACGTCATCGTAcggttttcaacaatgagcaaaatccatacTGCATATtgagctataaaaggcccgagaagaaaaatgtaaaacaagaaaacgaacggcctaatttatgaacaaaacaaatacgatatatagcaacaaacgacaaccagtACTGAATAACAGGCTGCTGACTCAAAAacagacacatacagaatgttacggggttaaacatgtttgctgGCACAAAACCCTCCCATttcctgggacagtggtgtgaGATTACAACATTATAACACGTATAAAGGTCAGTTTAAAAGAACTAAACTCATAAGACCGAGTCatcgcagttactgaaagctaatagataaatcatgtaaatgtatcTAAGACATCTTCGCGAGCCAAGGGTTACGAGCCATTTCATTCTTCTCCAGGGAGGTGGATCGTAGCCCTTGGCTAGCAAAGATGGTATCTAAgaataaagttatttttatatttacatgttctcCTTATTACTCCATCTATGTTATTTTACGTAGAATGACAATATGTCATGATGAGGGTAATAAGTATCGGATTATAGAATAGAGATTAATGAACAaaactcataaaaaataaaagaggtaAAATTGTGGaagccagacgcacgtttcgaaATAGAACATGGGGAAAATGCAAgtattgtcttttatttttaaaacacgaAAAAATGGTCGAGAAAATCcgcaaaaagcaaaaatatttgaaatatcaaattctaCCTACTGTTTCAGATTTCCTTAGTTATTATCTTAGATCAAATATAATAGATAAATCtttaacagaaacaaaaaatatcatcagAGTTTTACCATCTGTGTGTGAAAACTATAATAGACACCGGTAAAATAGACAAAATTAACCAACAAGACAGAAACCGCAAATAAGTAACGAGGAAGATAATGTTACTCAAcaacttatttttataggtgtaattgctcaaaatgaaaagtaaactgtttattttttctcttcttttttttgcgTTTTGAGCAAAAACTTAACATAGATAGAGAGAAACtgtaaacatgaaaaaagaTCAAGATTacaatattgttaattttcttgcAAAAATATTGAAGTTTTCTGTCGTAAGAAAGCAGAGCGTGTCTGTATTCGAGGGACtaagaatatgaaaaatattgtgTTGTCAGAAATGCAAAGTAGTAAACTATGGAAACATCCAaccatactatccacactcatctgtgtccacacttgtaaactatggaataaataatatgaatcaaaatagtttttgatagaaaaaaagcTAAATTAGATGttctaatgaaaaaaaattaaatcacatTTAAAATAGCTGTTAACGAGAAACCCCATGGCGCTATTACAAACTTACAATTGGTTTAAAATAGCTGTTCACGAAAACCCCATGGCGCTATTATAAACTTACAATGAGTTTAAAATAGCTGTTAACGCGAAACCCCATGGCGCTATTACAAACTTACAATGGGTTTAAAATAGCTGTTCACGAGAAACCCCATGGCGCAATTACACACTTACAATGATcaacatatgataaaatataaaaatatatatttataatttcatgatatttttattatttttggatTAAATGGATTAATTGCGAGTCATTGATTTACGAATAATTAAAAACTAACAATAAATATagtacaataataataaattattttgttaaagtgTCACGTGTTGATTAACAGTGGAACAATAGGTTCATAAGGGATGACACTTGTGGTTTTTATGAATATACGGAGATAAGGCgttaattatttagtttatattgtAAGCATACAAAGCAGTCTAATTACGACTACATGTGTATATGAATAAGTTGATTGagtttttaattgaatatgtGTTGCATTTCCTATTTTGTGAAccgaaaatttcaaaaataagatgtatcacaatttcaaaaataagatatataacataatttcaaaaataagatatataacataatttcaaaaataagatatataacATAATTTCAAAGATGAAATGAATAATTATGTGATACTGATTCAGTGTGTCCAGAATAAACATCTCTTGGTCACTCATTCTTGTAGTAAAatagattaaaattaaaacaagataGAATGTCTTCCGTAGACGGGTGTTCGTTCTATTCGTCTTCCTAATGAAAAAGCTGACAGaaccaggggcggatccagcgattttaaaaaggggggttccaattatatgcccccattcaaatgcattgatcttcccaaaaaaggggggttccaacccccggaccccctTTTGGATCCGCCAATGAGAACACTAGTCAAACATTCAATGGGATCATAGTGATGTTAGTATGTAAAGCTACGTTTAACACCAAGAGTTCACATATTACCGACCGTTGGAGGGCTGAAAAGCccgtcaaggtcgttaaacacttccatatatatgaGTTCATATCGACCACGCGAGGGCTTTATAGTTAGTCAATATTCATTATGTTTTTCGCAGAATTCGTTTAACTCTATCAAAATAGTAACGGGGGCTTTAGTCCActacaaaaataatattctaGTCGGAAAGATTGGTATTTAATGAGTTTGTTTCCAATCAAAATCCAGCCCAGTGAATCAATACACAAAACATATACTAGAGATCACTGTGTATTTCTGACAAATGTAGTTTaggtaaataattattaatGAGTAAATTCGCCACCAGAATTTTtgctgaatttaaattaaactttatcttaaaatttcaatgcAATAATACATTTTCACCTTTCCATCATATCAATTTTCCGTAACCCCATGCAATTAAGTCATCTTAAAATCTTATTTGTCATGTGACATGTCAAACATGATTGTCctgctttaaaattaatattttatatagcaCCTTGTAAGAATCACGtcaatatttgtaaacatttcttgattgtttattttctttttattaggGGATTGTTTGATCAGCACGTATTGTTGTAGTAATCCGATTTAAGATGGACATTTATTGACTCCGTACAAAGTAATCAATGACCGCCATTGCTTCACAAAAAGCTTACCTGTATGAAACGAGGGGCAGTGCAAAGGGAAGGCAGAGGCACAATTTGGACTATAAACTTGAAGGTCGTCATGCAACGCTCGCTTGTCGGGATTCTGCATCGCTTAAAGGAAAATTTTCATTAAGTATAGGACGCAAAGTAGATTTGTCTAAAGAAAAGgaagagaaagaaaaaagaaaagatgaaCGAAGCGATGCTGATCCTGTGATTTTACCGAAATGTAGAGAGGAAACGTCGACCGATCTAATGGAAAAGTGCGAAACATCGGTTGAAGAATCGGCATATCAACTCATGCGTGAAAATACAGATGACGTACCATTGACTGAAGAGCTTCTTAGTAATGATACAAATCTTTATCCAACTATATGTTCAGAATGTGCTAAATTAAGTCTGTATCGAAAAATTGGACGGTTTAAAAATGCAATTATAAATGATGATAAGGAACTAAATACTTGtgttatttgtgaaaaaaagaaactttcaAATAGGAAATCTGTGAAAGATGAAAAAACTTTACTGATGTCAATTATATATCCACATGATTTTTATGATCGATATCAGAGTGTAAGACGAAATTTCCAAACACCATCTGATGATGTTGAAAGAAAACGAGAACGCATAAGGAAAACAATCCATCAGAAAACTATAGTGCCGAAACAGAGTATAACACTTCCGGATACCGTAAATGAAGGAGATAAAGTCCTCCTTAAGCCTCATGTTGTAAGATTCAAAGAAAAGGAGAAACAAAGGAGGGAAAGCATTGTAAATGTCGTAAATCATGAGTTCGAAATTGACAACAGAATTATATCTAGTAGCATTAACATTCTACCGCCATTAAAAGTGACAACACCAATGCCTACGAAACCTAAGCATATGCGATGTATACCTCAGACGAAGGCTTACTTTGTCGCATCAATGACCTCTGAGAGTGTCTCAAGAGAACATAAGTGTTCTTGGTTTGATCAAAAGAAATCATTTAGAGGCTTTATGCTGTCAAGGAGTGAAAAATTCGAAAGACCAAAACTAGCAGACGTGAGACACTGTAAGTatattatttcagaaaattcatAGACATGCAAATAAAGTCAATATAATGTAGGTTTCTGATAACATCTTCAGTTCTCAAGCAGGTTTTGAAAATAGACATTgcttttgaaacaaaaacatcTGGAAAATCAAGTCgcgtaaaaaacaaaaaacaacaacaagaaaacaaacaaacaacgacacaagataaaaaaaaataaaaaatagataaacagGACACGTAAATTGAGATCAGTGTATGACCACAAAGTTGTCGAATGGAcatttaatatttagtttgctaAAAGGTTAACTTCATAATCGAGGAAATTCATAAGTGGTCAATATTGGCcataaaaaaatccagtttacatatataaaaataattataaaatcaatgaatagtagttccagattttttttataagtgggTACCTGACTAAGAGgaggcccgctccagtcatacTTTAGTGATtccataaacattttttttcgacAAAAGGGTGGACCAGGCACTGAGCAacacaaaaaatactaaaaaaaataagcattgAGTAGCACAAAACACTTCGCAGAATATGTACTCTCAGTGGTAGCTCTTTGGAAATGTTTAATTATTCACATCTGCTTAACACTTTAACATGTATTATAGTTAATGTCCCGATTCAGATTGAACGCGTTCTTATTTTAATCCATAAAAAATATTCCCCTTTTAGTATGAGCACACTACCTTATATAACGCACAAACAAGACATTATCAATCgactttttgtttagtttccTTTGGTACATGACATCGGACTTCTTTCTGTACTGTGCGTATggttgtgtgttttttttctatattgggTAGAGGTTttatggggagggttgagatatccaaaaaacatgttaaacctcGTCGCATGTTTTCGCCTTTCCttagtcagaagcctctggccttgACCTCACgtttcagctagcaagcaagctaaccaaggATATTACATTTACCTACACATTCAATGCAATCGGCTGTAAGTTATTTTAACTTACTTTGGGTATATTGTATCttttatcattctttttttacGGCATATTGATAATTGTTAAATGAACCTGCGATCTTTTATACTTGTAGCTAAATTGTAAGCTTTTTCATGttcttttgacttttttaaaagatttatggAGTTAAGTTTTTCGGTCTATATGCAAACAAAATAGCTTGATTACTTGTCCATGAAGTTCAGGGACTTGTCTTTTACTGCATTTATAAGGAATTTGGTGCCAACGTCAGATATTTGAGTCTCTTAAATCTCTTCACCCATGTCCAGACTCAGGACATTAAGTTGTACGTATTGTGCGAACGCTTACTTGTAAATCACCGTATGTTGACAGCTATACTAAACTATAGAGTGTTAATCTAGATGTATGTCCGGTTTTGAGTTGATATCTAACAATTGATGCCAATTTTCACCACACAcagaaaactttaaaagtttaactatAGCCGAAGAGTGATATTAGTATACCTTTACAGCAGATTTCAATGAGTATGTAgctaaaggtaatatctttggttagcttgcttgttagctgaaccgtgaagtcattgttaggttaggtAAGCTATCCTCCTTTAATAGTAGACTAGCCCAACAGATAACCAATGTATCTCTTTGTAGGACTAAACTGCTttaaaaggagggtagtataccttatcaaacaatgacttcacggttcagctaacaagcaagctaaccaaagatattaccattagctacatactcACTGAAATCTGCTGTAACATAAATTTGATATACATATTCCTTTTATCTGTTAGCTACTGAAATATCTTAAATGAGATGTCTTATCTGTTTTAGCTTTATTCAACGTTGGGAGCTTAGGATTGACAATTGGCATTCCAGAATACAACGACAAACTagtaaacagacaaacaactaCGAACAATTTTCTCTCTCGAACATGTACATCCCTAACAAACCTAAATAGACCTCAGAGTTTACACGCGCCTATGAAGAATAAAGTCCGGCCTCCTGGGTCAGTCGGACATAGAAGTATGCCATGAGAGTTTTGTTGACTTGCCTTTTATGATAGAATGACAGTTTTCGGAAAGGATAGAAATGAACCTTATTTTATTCTGTTATTACGTAAAAATGTTGATCATATTAGACAAAGATTATTTTCTTggcaaaacaaaatgtttgaaaatctATTTGATATTGGTAGGACTGTtcatgtattgtttaatattaaatttacttGTTATTCATTATTTGTCAACAAGTTATGTCTGTTTTTAATGTATCTCTAAATGgtaaatatttgacaaatcTGCAAGTTCGTCGGATGACATAGGATTAAAAAAAGGGTTCACATCACAAAGTTCTTTTGAAGTTCAACTTCCAATGCTATATCTGAAAAGTTGAGGTAGAGAATTTCGGAAATTCCCTCTGCATGTTTCCGGGACATCATGACAACTTCCTGCATTTCTAAATTAACAAACATATCTGaagtttttttctgaactcagcgggattttaaaacatgtttcataacagacatattacaaaatattagagaACTTATTTTACACCACAGCGCACAATAAGAAAGATTTCAAGTGAAACGAAATTTAAACTATTGATTTTCTTATCTTTAACCATTAACTGGAACAAATTAACCATACCATTCAATTGGGTGTTAATTTTCGTGTCGAATATATAGAAGTATTgcaattattttctatatattatttatatgttatacaaTACTTGgttatgttttatgaatatttaaagcCCGAGGCGAGCTTGCTAAATCTCCCGTAGTTGTCCGTTCACTCTGATC includes these proteins:
- the LOC134687932 gene encoding uncharacterized protein LOC134687932, with protein sequence MLVDTGSVYTLISEALWETLRSNLCTSDRYRCAAGSSTIVPSTLELVREQHKVVSANGEPIDILGKTQLSICIGQEVGRQSVLVARDLAQECILGVDFMRAHKLIIDFDTMALKSKTTNICLKKGNANLACNIKCAKKEVIPAGHEKIIDGKLVAKGRGEVMTTNYVGIIESKLRQTNEKPVLLARSLVMSKKLTVPLRVANFSSEDVTIYKNTTLGIFSTIDENFDKDKGVCGAVNSSTGCTGIRNTIDNMHVDCSLNLEQKGRLNSLLEEYSSIFSNGPADLGRTSLVKHHIETGSSCPLRQGVRRVPIHKQKEIKDHIDNMLQERIIQPS
- the LOC134687416 gene encoding uncharacterized protein LOC134687416, with protein sequence MTAIASQKAYLYETRGSAKGRQRHNLDYKLEGRHATLACRDSASLKGKFSLSIGRKVDLSKEKEEKEKRKDERSDADPVILPKCREETSTDLMEKCETSVEESAYQLMRENTDDVPLTEELLSNDTNLYPTICSECAKLSLYRKIGRFKNAIINDDKELNTCVICEKKKLSNRKSVKDEKTLLMSIIYPHDFYDRYQSVRRNFQTPSDDVERKRERIRKTIHQKTIVPKQSITLPDTVNEGDKVLLKPHVVRFKEKEKQRRESIVNVVNHEFEIDNRIISSSINILPPLKVTTPMPTKPKHMRCIPQTKAYFVASMTSESVSREHKCSWFDQKKSFRGFMLSRSEKFERPKLADVRHSLFNVGSLGLTIGIPEYNDKLVNRQTTTNNFLSRTCTSLTNLNRPQSLHAPMKNKVRPPGSVGHRSMP